GTCTTGTTCTTCGTGGTCATCTTGACGAGTCTCTTGATGATGCTGGGCTTGCTGCTGACCAAACGCGGGGTGGAGGATATTCCCAATTATTAATTTTATTCGTCACGAGTTCTGAGGCCTTAGTCAAATATCCTTGGCTAAATGCAGATTCTCCCCTTGAGGATTGGCCAAACGGGAGTTTGAGGCAGCGAGCGTAGCTCAAAAGAGGGGTGTCTACACAGGCAGGTCATACTTCTGCCTCTCAACTTCCTCCTTACCAGTCTTTCTTCTTTTACTTTCTGCCCGCGTTTGTCACTTTTCTCCTTGATGCTCAACCTAACCAAAAGAATCAAGAAGAGAAGAAACTCGCTGAACGCTCGGACAGGCCGGGGGATCAAAGAGGCGCACCGTGAGAAGTGATTCGTTTCATGGTGGGCTTACGCCGTTGCCAGTTGCCCGGCCATTACTTTCTCCCTCGTGAAAAGAGACTTAAACTGACCAGTCTCTTTGCCCGAGGTCAAGGGCTGGCGGATTGATGGAAGAGGAGTTGCAATGCGTTTATGCGCTGGCGCGGGAAGAAATAAAAAGAGCGTTTTTGGTCTGTTTTCAAGAAAACTGACCAAAAACGCTCTTTGCAAAAAATGTTTGACTCGCGACTCTAGACTCAAGACTCGCGACTAAACGCTAGTCTTCGTCTGGCAGGATTTCTACGTCTTGCACCAGCACCATATTCTCTATTTCTCTGCCTTTGGGCGTGTTGGCGAGGCCACCGAGAGCGGTTTCTTTGTATTTGGTTTCCATGCTTTGACCTACCTCACCCAGGGCCATCACGCACTGGTCCACCGGAATAACCGGGTTGACGCCGGCAATGGCAATCTGGGCGCTGGAGAAGGCAATGGCGGCGGCGCTGGCGTTGCGCACTACGCAGGGCACTTCTACCAGACCAGCCACCGGATCACAAATCAAGCCCAGCATGCATTGAATGGTCACGGCCACGGCGGCAAAAACCTGGTCTACGTTGCCGCCCAGGCAATACACAATGGCACCCGCGCCCATGGCGGCGGCACTACCGGTCTCGGCTTGGCAACCGCCCACGGCGCCAGCCAGAGAGGCGTTGGTTTCAATGATGAGGGCAATGCCAGCGGCTATTAAAAGGCCTTCGTGGATTTTACGGTCGTCTAGTTTGTGCAGGTCCTGGATGGTGGTTAAGATGCCCGGCAAGATGCCAGAGGCACCGGCTGTTGGGGCGGCTACCACGCGGCCCATGCAGGAGTTCACTTCCTTGGCACCCAAGGCCCGGCTAATCAGCATTTGGAACTCAGGCGACAGCACGGTCACAGGAGCTTTGGCCACTTTCTTTGCGCCGTTGTTGATCATGCCCGAGCGGGAGGTCATGTCATCTGTGAGGCCGGTGTGCACGGCGTCGCGCATGACGTCATAGGCGCGGGCCAGCCCGTCCCAGATGACTTCTTCAGAGCGGCCTTTCTGCTCTATCTCATAGGTGAGGACGGCCTGCCAGAGCGGTTCGCCGGTTTCTGCGCAATGTTTGCCCCAGCTCGCGAAATCGTTAAATAGTAATGCCATAGTTGTAAGACACAAGAATCAGGAGAAAGAACGCCAGATGCACCTGCATTCTGCCCTAAGGGCTTGCGCATCTGTGTTCAGCTTTTAAATTTACGGAAAGAAACACAGATTCTACCGTTCTCCCCGCTATAGTAGAAGCCATTTAGCACCGGCAATAGTTCCGGGGGCGTTTTTGGCCTGTTTTCTGGAAATTAGCCCAAAAACGCCTTTCTATGCTGGCCTCCCTTTTACGCCAAGTGCCTTATTTTTCTGAAGACGATGTGGCCGTCTTCGTGCCGCTCTGGAAAAAGCAGGTGCAGGTGAAGCGCCATGATTTTCTTATACGCGAAGGCCAGGTGGAGCAGCATCTGTATTTTGTGTTGAGCGGCGCATTCAGGCTGTATTACCCCACGCCCGAAGAGGACATCTGCGTGGGCTTTGCGTACGCCAATACGCTCATCACCGCCTTCCCGTCTTTGGTCACGCAGATGCCGTCTACGTACTGCATACAGGCTTTGAAAAAGAGCGAGTTGCTGGCGATTTCAAGGACGGATTTTTATGCTTTGCAGGAGGAACGTCCCGTGTTTGGAAAATTCTGGCGGCATGAACTGGAGAAAGCTTTAGTGGGCAAGATGGAACGCGAGATTGACTTGCAGCTCCTTGACCCGCAACAGCGCCTGGACCGCCTCTTGGCCCGAAGTCCGCACATCTTCCAACTGGTGCCCTTAAAGTACATTGCCTCCTACCTGCGCATGACGCCAGAGACCCTGAGCCGCATCCGGAGATATTGATTTGCATCAAGGATTCCAACTTATAGGCCCTCTACCTTTGGTAAAAAAAGATACTGCCATGGAAACCCACACCTTCATCACCCAATTACAGGACCGCGTCCAGCACGTAAAAGCCACCGTGCAATCTGAGTTTCTGCCTCTAGATGCTGCCGCGCTCAACTTCAAGCCCCAGCCTGCCAGTTGGAGCATCTTAGAATGCCTGGAACACCTAAACCGCTACAGCCGCTTTTACCTGCCCGCGTTTGAGAAGGCTATTGCCCAAGTACCGGCCGCCGGTTCTGATGAAGTGGTGAAGTATTCTTGGTTTGGGAAGAAGTCTTTGGAGATGGTGAATCCAGCTAGCGCCAAAAAGCACAAGACATTGCAACGCATGAACCCGCACAACAGCCAACTCAGCAAAGCAGTACTGGACGAATTTCTGCAACACCAAGACAGGCTTCTGCAATTGCTTTCTAGAGCGGCCACTGTAGATTTGAACAAGAAAGCTTTGCCGGTGGAGTTCTTTCCTTTGT
The nucleotide sequence above comes from Nibribacter ruber. Encoded proteins:
- a CDS encoding DinB family protein; the encoded protein is METHTFITQLQDRVQHVKATVQSEFLPLDAAALNFKPQPASWSILECLEHLNRYSRFYLPAFEKAIAQVPAAGSDEVVKYSWFGKKSLEMVNPASAKKHKTLQRMNPHNSQLSKAVLDEFLQHQDRLLQLLSRAATVDLNKKALPVEFFPLLKLRLGEALEFVVLHEQRHLQQALRVKASASQPLSLVV
- the sdaAA gene encoding L-serine ammonia-lyase, iron-sulfur-dependent, subunit alpha; this encodes MALLFNDFASWGKHCAETGEPLWQAVLTYEIEQKGRSEEVIWDGLARAYDVMRDAVHTGLTDDMTSRSGMINNGAKKVAKAPVTVLSPEFQMLISRALGAKEVNSCMGRVVAAPTAGASGILPGILTTIQDLHKLDDRKIHEGLLIAAGIALIIETNASLAGAVGGCQAETGSAAAMGAGAIVYCLGGNVDQVFAAVAVTIQCMLGLICDPVAGLVEVPCVVRNASAAAIAFSSAQIAIAGVNPVIPVDQCVMALGEVGQSMETKYKETALGGLANTPKGREIENMVLVQDVEILPDED
- a CDS encoding Crp/Fnr family transcriptional regulator; this translates as MLASLLRQVPYFSEDDVAVFVPLWKKQVQVKRHDFLIREGQVEQHLYFVLSGAFRLYYPTPEEDICVGFAYANTLITAFPSLVTQMPSTYCIQALKKSELLAISRTDFYALQEERPVFGKFWRHELEKALVGKMEREIDLQLLDPQQRLDRLLARSPHIFQLVPLKYIASYLRMTPETLSRIRRY